Sequence from the Candidatus Obscuribacterales bacterium genome:
GTCTGCCCACGCGGGTATGGTCTCAAAAGCTCCGCCAAACCCCCTAGGGGGCGATCGCAGTCCCAGCACCGGTCATCCACGGAGCACTCATGCTGGGGCTGCAAATGATCTAAATGCGCTAGGATGCTGAGATGTAAGCAGCGATGGATCGCTATGGAGCAAGACTCTCTGCCCACAGAGATCATTCTGAGTCATTCCCACGAAACCCTAGAGTGTGTGATCTTAGAGGGACATCCTCAGCCTGGCTCATGCCTAGAAGTAGCAGGGAAAACCTACACCGTATTAGAGCGACGGCATCGCTACCATCTGCGAGACGGGCGATATCAGCTTCACACCATTGTCCTATCCGTTCAAGCTAGCCCTCGCCCCGATGAGAAATCTTGGGTGAACGGGCGCTGGACGCTAGGTGATGCTACCTGCCGCTTTCATGCCGGCTCAGAACTTGTGCGCTGCGCTGTATCTCCATCTGGACCCTGTCATGGCTGTCGGTTTTATGAGCCTGCCATCGGTCAATCTTGATGGAAGTTTGTTATGTTGAGAGAAGCTAGGGATGCCTTAGCAGCGCTAGGGATGCCTCTACAACCCATCGAGAAACAGGACTAGAAAGCGAGCTTTCTATAGAATCTGTCGAGCTTACTCGTATAACCTTGGATCCCTGGTAAGTAAGGTGGGCAATGTCCACCTTTTGAGGATACAGGGATATTGAGCGTCAACCCTACTGGCGTATCCAGGACGGAAGGTGTGGATCGTGGGAAACGAAATAAGTATGGGAATGCCCCCATAACTCCCCGGGTTCTAACCAGTTATTCTTGTAGTTCATGATGGAAGCAAGGTCTATACCCTGGTTCCTGCGCTTACCGCTGGATGTTCCTCACCTAGATGCACCACGATAGATCACGTTTCTCCCTCTTCACATCCGTTGTGCTCTATGCGATCGCCAGCAGTGCCTGGTTGCTCGGCAGCGATCGCCTCCTTGCCTGGATGCTGCAGCAGCCCAGCCGTCATGGCTTTGTTCAAGCATTGACCGACCTAAGCTGGATCGGGTTCAGTTGTCTCTATATCATCTGGCTCATGAGGCGCGATCGCTTCCGCCCCACGCCCATTCAGCTTGTAGTCACTACCGCCAACAAGAAAGATTCTAGCCCTGAGCTAGCGGCACCAGAACCCCATGCTGCCTCCCAAGTCAGTCCCCATGATGCACAGCTCTATGCGGACTTACAGCAAGCGATCCAGCGACAAGAGTTTCGCCTCTGCTATCAGCCCATCGTGCTGCTAACCAGTGAAGACCTCGTTGGATTTGAAGCCCTGATTCGATGGCGACATCCTACAGATGGGGAGCGATCGCCAGTGCAGTTTATGCCCCTAGTGGAAACAACCGATCTAACAGCCGTCATTGATGCCTGGGTGCTAGAAGAAGCCTGTCGGCAAATGAAATGGTGGCAGCAGCATTACCCGATCGCCCGATCGCTGGTGGTTAGCGTCAATCTATCCGGTCAACAGTTTTGCCAGCCCAATCTGGTTACGTGGGTTCAATCTGTTTTGGATCGCACCGGACTACCCGCCAAAAACCTTAAGCTGGAAGTCACCGAAACCACCCTGATGAAGGATGCTCAGCTTGCTGTAGAGTTGCTGGAGCAGCTCAATCAGATGGGCGTCAAGTTATCCATTGACGACTTCGGGACAGGCTACTCATCCTTGAGCTACCTCTACCGCTTTCCGATGGATACCCTGAAGATTGATCGATCTTTTCTCAACCACATTGACGTGGATGGAGAGCAGGTGGAACTGGTGCGCACCATCCTGATGTTGGCTTGGAATCTTGGTCTAGACACGATCGCCGAAGGTATCGAGACCCCGATGCAGCTTGCCCAGCTTAAATCCCTACGCTGCACTTACGGCCAGGGATTTCTCTTCTCGGAACCCCTAGAGGCATCCGAGATGGGCAAGTTTCTGAAAAAATGTCAGCAGGCAAACCATCTTTAGAGAGATCTAGAAGGCGATCGCCCCAAGTGCATCTGGCAACCGTTGACTAAAGCATGGCTGGGCCGGCATAGGAAATGAACAGACCGCGCACAAGCTGCAGCGCCAGAATCGCCAGCATGGGCGAGATGTCAATCATGCCTAGGGGCGGAATGAAGGAGCGAAAGACATTGAGAAACGGATCGGTGATCTGCTGCAGCGCCGCCAACAGCGGGTTGCTCCAGTCGATGGTGGGGAACCAGGTTAGCAGAATGCGGATGAATAGAAGTGCGGTGTAGAAGTTTAGGAAATTAATTAGAGACGTGGCGATTAGTTGACTCATATCTCTCTATGCTTACGTGATGGAAAGGTTGTGACTGTTGATGTCTTCTAGTTTAACGGAAGATAGACCGACTGCGGAGTCAGACCATGAAGCGGTGACCCTCTGTTATCACACCAGTGTGATCGAACAAGCCTGCCAAAACGATGGTTAACCCATCGATAAGGTCAAGCCGGTTAGTTGGAGTCGGAGGCGATCGCATTATCGGCAGCATCAGCCTGGCCATTGCCATCCACACTGCTCAGTTGTTGACGTACATCATCGATGGCATCGTTGAGCTGAGCAATTTTGTCTTCTAGGCCACGTCGTGCCATCTCAATACTTTCCTCCGTGGGTGCAGCCAAGCGGCGTTTACGTGCTTTGTCATCAAGGGGTTTAAACGTCTTGTCCTCTGTCTCATTGCTGGATAGACGCGAGGCAACCACCACACCCAACACTCCACCCACAACGCCACCGAGGATACTCCCCAGCAAAAAACCACCCAAAAAATTATCAGACTGACTCATCTTAAACTCCTATATGGCAACGCCTAGAGATGACGGTTGGGTCACGACAACAAGCAATGGGATTGACCCAGCAGCTAGCCCTATCCTAGAACAGGGTGTTACCGCTGCCTATGGTGCCTACTCCGTTCCAAAGGTGCGATCGCCCGCATCACCTAGCCCTGGAACAATAAAACCGTAGTCATTCAGACGCTCATCAATGGCGGCGGTAAAGATTTTTAAGGACGCATATTCCGCGCTCAGCTTTTGCAGCGCCGTGGGAGCAACCACCACAGAGATAAACCGCACCCACTCAGGATTCACCCCTCGCTTCACCAGTTCTGCCATCACCGTCATACTCGTGCCGCCGGTCGCCAGCATGGGTTCTGGAATCAGCACGCGGGTATTAGGATCAAACCGCTCCGGCAATTTGTTGAGATACCAACTGGGTTCGAGGGTTTCTTCGTTTCGGGCCAGACCAATGTGGTAGATGGATGCCAAGGGCAATAGAGACTGAGCTCCATCCAGCATCGACAGCCCCGCCCGCAAAATGGGGATGACCGCTACGGGCACCTCAGGATTAATGAACGTAGCCGGGCAGGAAGCCAAGGGCGTTTGCACCTGAGCATCGAGGGTCGGCAACCAATCGCGGATAGCCTCGTAGGTGAGCCAGCGTCCTAGCTCGGTCATCGCACTGCGGAATAGCATCGATGGCGTACCCTGATCGCGGGCCACCGCTAGCCAATGCTGAATTAAGGGATGGGGGGGAACATAAACCCGGAGTTGCAGAGTCATAGTGTCTTAGATCGGCGTGGAGATGGAGTCTAGATCGCAGTTCCGATCGCCCGTAGGCAGGTCGGAAATCTGCCATATCATACCCTGTTCCCTTTCCAGATAGTTCAGCCAGCTCAGGTTCCGGCAGCCGGCCTATCCCCCAACTTATTGAGAGAAGATTTTAATAGTCATTGTCTTCTGGGCTAGCGAGCGATCGCCTTCTGACTCCCGACTGCCCAGCTCGCCAGGGGAGATCATCGCCCATGAAGTCCCGCTAGTTTCTGAGAAAACCTTCAGCCTTACCAACCAAAGGCGGTATGATCAGCAAGCCGGACTAGTGTTGATCATCATCTGCCACCACCCCGCCCAGTATTTCCAAAAAATAATTGCCTTTAGTATTGACAATTATTTTCAACAAGCTCTATAGTAATTTCATAGTGTTCTCCTCTCGAGGAATCGGCAGGTGGGATTAGTTAGCAGGCTAGTCCCACATTTTTTTGCCTAGTTTTGGGTAGGACGACCGCTATCCCCGCCATCAATCCCCGATACACTAGATTGGGTGAGTCTTTAAACATTGCGGGAATTGGTATCTATGTCGGTCATGTCAGATGCGGTTCAGCCCCCCTCCGATGCCCTTGAAGCCGGTCTGTCTCTGGAGGCGATCGCTCAGGAAACTTTTGATGTGATTGTGGTTGGCTCTGGGATTGGCGGATTGGTGACGGCCACCCAGCTAGCTGCCAAGGGCGCGAAGGTGCTGGTGCTAGAGCGCTACCTGATTCCCGGTGGCAGTGCTGGCTATTTTGAACGCCAAGGCTATCGGTTTGACGTCGGCGCATCGATGATTTTTGGGTTTGGCGATCGCGGCACCACCAACCTGCTCACCCGCGCCCTAGAGGCCGTGGGCATGAGCCTAGAAACCATTCCCGACCCGGTGCAGATCCATTACCATCTGCCCGACCAGCTCAAGATCCGCGTCCATCGCGACTACGAAGCCTTCATCCAAGAACTCACCCAGGCCTTTCCCCACGAAGCTCAGGGTATTCGCCGCTTCTACGACGAATGCTGGGCGGTCTTCAACTGCCTCAACGCCATGGAGCTGCTGTCCCTCGAAGAACTGGGCTACCTCACCCGCGTATTTTTTCAGCATCCCTTCGCCTGCCTGGGCTTGGTGAAGTATCTGCCCCAAAATGTGGGCGATATTGCCCGCCGTTACATTAGCGATCCGGTGCTGCTGAAGTTCATTGACATTGAATGCTACTGCTGGTCAGTCGTACCCGCCGATCTAACACCGATGATCAACGCGGGCATGGTGTTTAGCGATCGCCACTATGGCGGCATCAACTACCCCAAAGGCGGCGTGGGCAAAATTGCCGAGAAGTTAGTGGAAGGGCTAGAGAAAGCCGGTAGCCGCATTCTGTATCGAGCCAGGGTCAACGAGATTGTTGTAGAGCAAGGCCGGGCCGTAGGTGTACGCCTAGCCTCAGGAGAGGTGCTGCGGGCGAAGCGCATCGTCTCCAACGCTACCCGCTGGGACACCTTCGAAAAACTGATGCCCGCCACGCCCCTGCCACCCAAAGAAGCCCGCTGGCAGCAGCGCTATCGCAAGTCTCCCAGTTTCCTGAGTTTACACCTGGGCGTCAGAGCCGATGTGGTTCCCGCCGATGCCGACTGCCATCACATCATCGTGGACGACTGGCAGCAGATGGAAGACGCCTACGGCACCCTATTTCTGTCCATCCCCACCCTGCTGGATCCCGACCTCGCACCGCCGGGGCACCACATTTTCCATAGCTTCACCCCCTGCTGGATTGAAGATTGGCAAGGACTATCACCCAGTGACTACGAGGCCAAGAAAGAAGCGATCGCTGCCGATATGATCCAGCGCTTGGAAACCATTTTCCCCGGTCTTTCCGCCGCCTTGGACTATCAAGAAATCGGCACCCCCCGCACCCACCGTCGCTTCCTGGGACGAGACGATGGCACCTACGGCCCGATTCCCTCCAAGAAACTCCTGGGTCTATTGGGGATGCCGTTTAACCGCACATCAATTCCGGGGCTGTACTGCGTGGGAGATAGTACCTTTCCAGGACAGGGGCTGAATGCGGTGGCGTTTTCCGGCTTTGCCTGTGGGCATCGGGTGGCGGTAGATCTAGGCTTTTAGGATAATCCATCTCGTCAATACTCTTATCACTCAGAGGTAGGCCGGCAGCGGTAAACTGCAAAAGCTTACCTAACGTATTGCATCAACCGAAAATCACGATGACCATTGCCCACTGGCATAACGATTACTGCACAGGAGACGATCGCATCGATCGCGAACATCGCAGCTTGTTTGACATGGTGAATGACCTGCACCATGCCCTAGAACGATCCGCCCCGCTCTTGGAACTACGGGATTTATTAACCACCATGGCGACCCATACGGTGGAGCACTTCCGCCACGAAGAAGCCCTGATGCAAGATCACCAATACCCCGGCTATGCCCGCCATAAGCAGGTGCATGATAACTTGCTGGCCAAGGTGAACAGCTTAATCAGCCGCCTGGAGCGAGACGAAGC
This genomic interval carries:
- a CDS encoding DUF6464 family protein — its product is MEQDSLPTEIILSHSHETLECVILEGHPQPGSCLEVAGKTYTVLERRHRYHLRDGRYQLHTIVLSVQASPRPDEKSWVNGRWTLGDATCRFHAGSELVRCAVSPSGPCHGCRFYEPAIGQS
- a CDS encoding EAL domain-containing protein encodes the protein MHHDRSRFSLFTSVVLYAIASSAWLLGSDRLLAWMLQQPSRHGFVQALTDLSWIGFSCLYIIWLMRRDRFRPTPIQLVVTTANKKDSSPELAAPEPHAASQVSPHDAQLYADLQQAIQRQEFRLCYQPIVLLTSEDLVGFEALIRWRHPTDGERSPVQFMPLVETTDLTAVIDAWVLEEACRQMKWWQQHYPIARSLVVSVNLSGQQFCQPNLVTWVQSVLDRTGLPAKNLKLEVTETTLMKDAQLAVELLEQLNQMGVKLSIDDFGTGYSSLSYLYRFPMDTLKIDRSFLNHIDVDGEQVELVRTILMLAWNLGLDTIAEGIETPMQLAQLKSLRCTYGQGFLFSEPLEASEMGKFLKKCQQANHL
- a CDS encoding YggT family protein; its protein translation is MSQLIATSLINFLNFYTALLFIRILLTWFPTIDWSNPLLAALQQITDPFLNVFRSFIPPLGMIDISPMLAILALQLVRGLFISYAGPAML
- the upp gene encoding uracil phosphoribosyltransferase; the protein is MTLQLRVYVPPHPLIQHWLAVARDQGTPSMLFRSAMTELGRWLTYEAIRDWLPTLDAQVQTPLASCPATFINPEVPVAVIPILRAGLSMLDGAQSLLPLASIYHIGLARNEETLEPSWYLNKLPERFDPNTRVLIPEPMLATGGTSMTVMAELVKRGVNPEWVRFISVVVAPTALQKLSAEYASLKIFTAAIDERLNDYGFIVPGLGDAGDRTFGTE
- the crtH gene encoding carotenoid isomerase — translated: MSDAVQPPSDALEAGLSLEAIAQETFDVIVVGSGIGGLVTATQLAAKGAKVLVLERYLIPGGSAGYFERQGYRFDVGASMIFGFGDRGTTNLLTRALEAVGMSLETIPDPVQIHYHLPDQLKIRVHRDYEAFIQELTQAFPHEAQGIRRFYDECWAVFNCLNAMELLSLEELGYLTRVFFQHPFACLGLVKYLPQNVGDIARRYISDPVLLKFIDIECYCWSVVPADLTPMINAGMVFSDRHYGGINYPKGGVGKIAEKLVEGLEKAGSRILYRARVNEIVVEQGRAVGVRLASGEVLRAKRIVSNATRWDTFEKLMPATPLPPKEARWQQRYRKSPSFLSLHLGVRADVVPADADCHHIIVDDWQQMEDAYGTLFLSIPTLLDPDLAPPGHHIFHSFTPCWIEDWQGLSPSDYEAKKEAIAADMIQRLETIFPGLSAALDYQEIGTPRTHRRFLGRDDGTYGPIPSKKLLGLLGMPFNRTSIPGLYCVGDSTFPGQGLNAVAFSGFACGHRVAVDLGF
- a CDS encoding bacteriohemerythrin yields the protein MTIAHWHNDYCTGDDRIDREHRSLFDMVNDLHHALERSAPLLELRDLLTTMATHTVEHFRHEEALMQDHQYPGYARHKQVHDNLLAKVNSLISRLERDEAVLGSEVTDCLTEWLAHHIRGEDQSMIRFLQAQNQTLLQPTLNH